Part of the Zea mays cultivar B73 chromosome 4, Zm-B73-REFERENCE-NAM-5.0, whole genome shotgun sequence genome is shown below.
AAAACATAAATACCTTCATCGTGTATCATATTTAGTATCATTATATATcctaaactggttctaacgagcctaacTGCATGGCTGTTAGAGAGattctatatttatggaggaaataaaacatttaaatcatatttcttgtttccatgcatgccaatccATTTTCTTTCAACCCATAtttttgtcatcctaaatttatgcTCATGCAACAGGAAACATATTATTACGCGTTGTACCACACTACATAAATATCTAcatcgtgtagcataattagtatcagtatatgtcataaactaGTTCAAACGATCCTAACCGCATGGCTATTGTAGAGATCCAATTTTTATggacgaaataaagcatttaaatcagtttttttgtttctatgcatgcaacagGAAATTGATACGCCATCAAAATATTTCGTGCATGCAGGGGATGGGACGCGTGTGGGGGGTCTAGCGACTAGGTCGGTCGAGTGGTGCAGGGGGATGGCTTGGGCTTTTGGTATATGTTCGGAAGACCAGGGATTTCGGTATATGTATATAACACCCGGATTTAAAGGCAAATCCAGATGCATCTCATATGTGTGCCAAATAAAATCTACACATACAATGACTTAGTGTATAGAGACGAACATCATCAACTTTATTATATAACGAGAATGTCTTAcaaaataactgataataaaataACACGAACTAAAATAACTATCTCCACGACGTCATAGTGACACATAGATCTCGTCAAACTCGTCGTAGTTGTCCACCTCTAGCGGTACCTACTCTTCATCTCatgtgattatagcaagggtgagctcccatATGGTCATTGCTCGGCAAGTGTAGAAaaaagtgtagtgtaaggcttacctaGGAGAGTGATTAAGACTGATTtagtgttggtcaaaattttattagcaattactaggtgtaagtaaatattATCCCAGTTAAATAATTAATCATAACGAATAAtaaaacccacaatgcaatgcatgacAAGTTTAGTtaaattccataaattactcgagtgagggtccgagccgctcatgaccgtgaccaTGACTGATATACCCGTTTTACACTCTTCTGAGGTTGCGCGTCattacccacaagacgtgtttcCCATGACCctagacacttccaaggtgaatggctagggatctactgcgagacctttacaaagttctactagttcgagaaaacccgctacagtttcaggCAAAAGGGAGCATAGGCCTTTTCCATGGTCTGTAACCCCATCACAGTAATCACAGCCAGCACTCTGCTCTACAACAATTCACTCcacgcttgcccctttcgggtaaggtaatctctcgctACAGGTTTCCTAATTAATTGgcaaagggcgtcccattccacccttgtgataACATTGTTTTCTcgcgtggtcgctccatgttccaattaacaaaatgatcttatcatgaacaataaagaaTCCATTGACAATCATAAAGCACGATCATAATTCACATATAGCATTAATCTCAAAACCAGGTAGAGgaatagcaagactacccaataattcatttattTGCAAGGggtagggtaaacaaaactaggtaatCTATTAGGTCACATTAGCTTAGCCTAATAGTGCAATGTGATTAAGAatcatgaacattattaggtcaaagaaagtgatcaaggacacaacttgccttctgcGAGCTCCTGCTCAGAATCTTTAATTTGTGGTGCTTCGGGTTCCTCGgctacttgctcgtctactcgcatcaatacaaacacaCAATATAGGAGCAAAAGTAACGTCACATCAAACCCTAAACCATaatgatcggtcctatgtgggttctatgcgtgcgagttcatgagagtgaacgaacgatacatcacaaaccctagcaaggtattattagtaatagtcatgtttgtatttatgtcattaaagatgcaaatgtgttatcaaatgtgaatagatgatgtttataaacttcctttaatTTTAACAAGGAAAGCCGGAGAACTTAACCGAACCTGCATTGTACGGCACAATTgaagacctatgcacattcatacggaaagaggtcattcccgctgaAAGGAAATATCATGATGCTTCCGTTACATTAGCTAGGATAGAGGTTAGAATACTAATAGAAGAttgtagactatctcttagctgAGATAATTATTAGAGCATATGTGAAAACTTTTGATGTATAGAATGTgtgaagcatatatggttgtaaacagaatactttgatgtatataaatgtatgatagagttTAATTCTATGTTGctttcaatatatatatatatatgtgtgtgtgtgtgtgcgcgcgcgcaagcgcgtgtaaataaatataaaattcagttttgcttgaaaatttgaaaaaaggtgggaaaactTCCAATGATGGCCAAATAAAGAAAACTGCTAGTGGAAAGTGTATTTTTACTGGCAATTTTattaagcaaaccgccagtggaattCTATTTCCACTGGTGGTTGTCTTAaccaaccgctagtggaaatgatATTTTCAGTTTCTTTAAGAAAACCGCaagtgaaaatagcatttccactggctgTTCCAAAATAACCGCTAGTGAAAATACTGATTTCCACTAGCCCTAGCACTGACGACACTGAAAAACACCAGTGCAAGGATCGCTGCTATAGAGATTTTTTGTACTAGTGATTTTAGTAACCCTATACCTTTATTCATATAGAATTTTGggtgtgatatatatatatatatggttggtATATTAGAAGCCCTGGCCTTCAAATAGTTAGAGGAAGCCCTCGCCGACCATTCCTGTGACCTGGTCCAGGCCGGTGTGCCCACCCACACCCAAGCCAGGCTGTAGGTGCGCCCCCACCCGCGCAAAAAATAGGAGGGCATGCATGAGTTAAACATGTTtcctgcatgcgcgtaaatttagaaaagagatgtatgacagtttctatttttaatgctttattttctccataaatataggatcgctgcaacagccattgcatgcagctaggctcgtcaagaccaatttatgatatatattgatactaattatgttacacggggtagatatttatgcaattcggtacactgcgtaaaaacctGTTACATGCTACATACGCACAAAATTAGGATGACAAAAATGTACCATAAAATAaaatggattgacatgcatgaaaacaaaaattgtatttaatgttttatttccttcgtaAATATAGGATCACTCCAATAGTCATGTAGTTAAACTTGTTAGAACTAGTttttgatatatactgatactaattatactacatggtgtagatatttatgtaatttagtacactgcgtaaaaatatgTTTCCTGCTCGCTTGGCCAGCAGGCAGGCGGCGTGCTTATCTTGTGTGACAACACTACATAGCAAGTAGCTCTTCTAGTCGGGCAGCTATGTGACAACACTCCAGAGAAAGCAACGCTTTTGTGTAACATGCTATGGTCTCAACTCTCAACGCCCTTAGAGGTAGTGATGAGTTTCACGCTTTCTAAGCCTGGCCCGCGCGCAGTTAGGAGGATTGGCCGCTATCTGAGAGGTACCACCTTAAGATGTATAGAAACAAAAAATATTATTTAAATGCTTTGTTTCCTATATAAATATAGAATCGCTCCAATACTCATACaactaggctcgttagaaccagtttatgacatATACATATATAAATTATGTTAAACAGTGTAGATATTTATACAATgaggtacactgcgtaaaaaattggCATGTGGTTCACCGGTGGACGCATCTCTAGGTTTGAGCGTAAAaaacttaagttttgagcataaaatctcttaattataagcgtaaataccgagccaatatgagaggttgatagctctgatGGGTTGTATTCACGAACCTATTTTGATGGCAGATCCAAAAAATATGGAAGTCACATGCATGTGATTTCTATTTTTatgcagatccaaaaattatggcagatcgtgggagttttcattgcatgcgcacaaattttgGATGATATTTTTGTTTCCACGTCACGCGCGCAAAAAATGGATGACATGAGTCACGCAGAGCATAATTTTTTATACAAAGTCACATAAATACTGATTTGATTTTTATATCGGTGCAACTAAGAACGCTGACGGAATTATGGACAGTTTTATGACAGTTGTAAAAATCTGGCAGTTACGAACATAAGTGATTTGATTTTTATGGTAATTAGGAAcaaacataaatcaaggaattgccttttTAATATGCATGCAAAAAATATGTATGCAGTAAACTGATGTACGAACTCCATGTGAAAGCATAAAATCCTAcagttttagcgtaaataatgtaTGTGGTAGgcgtaaaacacaataatcgaaagacATAACACGGATCAGAGGTGGTAGTCgctggaagacgtcgtcgaggacACAAGAACGGAGGGAGGTCGTCACTGGGGGCTCCCGGagtgcgccggatcggaggatgtcatttGTGTCCGTCATCGCACGCACCTCGCGCCTCGTGCAGCATCGTCGCTACTCGCACCGCTCGCCCGCACTGGGGCTCTGCCgttgctcgccctctggatcggggagcctACCACCGCGCCACCGATCTAGGAACCGGCGACGCTACTCCAGATCGAGGAATCGCCACCATCACGCGTCCGAGTCTGGGAGCCACCGCCACTGCTGGCCAGGGGTCCGCGCCGCGCGCACTCTCGAGCAACCGCCACCGTCGCACACGTCTGGGTGGACGCCGTCGCTCGTGAATCCGGGTGGGACGTCAAAAACTGAACCATATCGCTTCGGGTGTTCGCCCGGACCTGGTATAGCTTGATCAGATGTACCGTACTTGGGCAAACAGTGCAATCACTGTGCAATTTGCAAGCGGCGAGCCTATATATATTTGCAGCCGTGAAGCTTCACAAGTCAAGCTCACAGCAAAATAAAAGCCAGGCGGCGGCATATGGCGCTCAGCAAGGAGCAAAAACTCACAATTTCTGAGCAACAACACACGGCAAGCAGCGAACAGCAGGTGGCGCTGGATGCCGAGCTCCAGCTGTGGAACCACACCTTCGGCTACGTCAAGTCCATGGCGCTCAAGGCCGCGCTCGACCTCGGCATACCCGATGCCATCCACCAGCACGGCGGCTCGGCTACCATCCCACAGATAGTCACCAGGATCACGCTCCACCCGTCCAAGACACCATGCCTGCGGCGCCTCATGCGCGTGCTCACCGTCACCGGCGTCTTCGGCACCCAGGAGCCGCACGATGACGGGGGCGGCTGTGACGACGAGCTCGTCTACACGCTCACGCCGGCGTCCCGTCTCCTTGTCGGCCCACCGGGGCAGAACGTGAGCCCTTTACTGAACGTGATGCTCTGCCCCATCTTCGTGTCGTCCTTCCTCGACCTCCGCGGGTGGTTCCAGCACGAGATGCCGGACCCGTCCCCCTTCAAGGTGACGCACGGGCGGGACATATGGGAGCTGGCCGCCCACGACGCCGGCTTCAGCAGGCTCTTCGACGCCGGCATGGTCGCGGACAGCGGCTTCATCATGAACGTCGTGGTCAGGGAGTGCGGCAGCGGCACCGTCTTCCAGGGGATCAGCTCCCTCGTCGACGTCGGCGGCGGGTTTGGTGGCGCCACACAGGCCATCGCGAAAGCGTTCCCGCACCTGGAGTGCAGCGTGCTAGATCTCCCGAACGTCGTCGCCGGCGCTCCTGCTGATACCGCCGTGAAGTATGTCGCCGGTGACATGTTCGAGAGCGTTTCGTCGGCAGACGCTGTCTTCCTCAAGGTACGTACGTACGGTAcggccatatatatatatatatatatatatatatatatatatatatatatatatatatatatatatatatatatatatatatatatatatatatatatacgtcgTAGTACTAACTACTATACAGTATAGACATGCATGCATAGGAACAAAAAGGTCAataacaacagtacaccctagctTCAAGTCCAAATTACGGCAGGTCCTTTATTTAAGTCCAAATTACAAGTCAATTAGACGTTAGGACAATGACTTTAAAATATAATATCTTTGTTCAATGTTCTTTagttaaaataaaaataaactctTATTAGGTTTgaaaactaaataacaaaatgGTTATATGTAGTCAAAGTTTTATAAATTTGACTTAAATAAACAAACCATGTCCAAACGACTTATTACCTGGAGTGTACTCAGGTAGTCAGGTGACAGCGAATGATGCATACATACAATTTTGGTCTCTTTCGGTAGTATTTATTATTGTTTATTGTGATGCTGCCTTATTTGATTTGTTCGGTGGAATTCACTTTATCAGTCGATTATACATGACTGGGGTGATGCCGACTGTGTCAAGATACTGAAGAACTGCAAGAAGGCCATACCAGCTCAAGGAGGCAAGGTGATAATACTGGATATCGTGGTTGGAGCAGGATCGTCGTCGTGCGACCGGAAGAACGTGGAGACGCAATGCTTGTTTGATCTCTACATCATGACTATCAACGGTGTCGAGCGAGATGAGCGAGAGTGGAAGAAGATCATCTTTGAAGCCGGGTTTACATCTTACAAGATCATACCTGTTCTGGGCACTCGATCCATAATTGAAGTCTGCCCATAGAAACCAATATAATTAAGGATGGCAACAGCCTCCCATCGCCCTTGCGAGTATAATTCCAAACCAGCACTTCAATACTTGAATCCGTGAGGTTTTGAGGTCACTTACGTGTTTTACTCATTGTACGCTTTTAAACAATAACTAGCCATTTGTACGTGATTTGCTACGGTTGttatatatatcatataaataaatattaagatatttattcaaatataattattgtttatttcgaaACACTAAAGTTATTTGTGGTTTGGTAGTTAGCCCCATATTTCTGGAGCAGGGGGGCGTGGGTTGAAGTGCTCGCTCTGCACTATTTTTTGTGTGGTGTGGTAGCTGCGCGGGCGGGGTCGGGTACTGGCTAGGCACAGCGGGCGCGGGGTCCACAGGGTAGTAGCTGAGAGAGCGCTGCGTGGGCGCTGAGAATGGGGCCCACAAGGCACGGCGCCGAGGTGGGGCGcgttgtcacacctggatttaagggataaactcGGGTACGtcacatatgtgcgccaaagaaaaacaacacatataatgaccaaaTGTATAGACATAAATGTCACAAACATTATTACATAGGAGAATTgtattacaaaaataaatgataacaaataaagcgaactaatattATTTCCTTGACGCCATTaagctgactaggagacgacaCCTAGACTTCATCGAACTCCTCGTAGAAGTCCTTCTCCTGGGCTACCTGGTCTTCACCTGTGGGAGGGTTTATATATcgaaagggtgagctcacaaaagttcatcgctcaacaagtgtggggaataatgtgcatgagctcaccaaaagtggggctcatgtgaagtgtaaggttgatcaacaaataatggttaaagctgagcattgcttttaataagttggtcaaattttattagcggtTACTAAATGTAACTATATACCAACCcaaagtaataatagatcaaaattaataataaaaccacaatgcgatgcatatgacaaattaagtttaaatccataagttaatcatgcgagagtcatgagctgttcatgaccacgagcacgactcgtataccagttttacactctgcagaggttgcacatctttacccacaagtcatgttatccatttgccaaggggtctataaatcccattcatctctaccgaggagacgaggcagggtagcactacgaggtctttccaaagttccactagttcgagaaaacatgCTACGGAtttaggaagaaggaagcataggaatcccttgtCCGAAAAGCTAAACAGACAGTCTGACCCGAGAACCTCactatactctgcagcgacgcctccccgcttgcccctttcaggtaaggtagtctctccctagcttttctaattacttggccaagggcgtcccattccacccttgtggtagcactgttatctcaagttaagctccatgttccaattaatacaaTAGTATTATCATGAACGTTAAAGAATAGAATCACAAtaataaagcatgatcatgaatcataattatcttaacacccaaaactaCATAGAGCAAAAGCAGAAACTACCCAAAGTTCAGTGGTGAccacgcataaagtaaagcaaactAAGGTGACCTATTggttcccatcaaaattaagcctaaaaATGCCACAGTGATTAtatagaacattattgggtaaagaaaagtgttcaagggcacaacttaccttcaatgagctcctgctcagtatcTTCTACCTGCTGAGCTCCGGGCTCCTCAATCACTTTCTCGTCTACTCGTAACAATATAAATAAACATtgtataggagaaattaacatcacaccaaacatgagaatataatgcataataataatctacgcatcatAACGACatcctaggttcgagaaccactaacttTGGAGTTATGATTAAGAAAATATGAGTTTGCGAAGCTTGTAGTGATTAAATAGGGATACTGTGTTCTTTGTTGATTATCAACTGTGTGAGAAAGGTATTACCAGGAAGTGACTAATTCAACTAAATCTATGTTCTATCCTAAATAGATTATGGGTTAGTCAGATTTGATTATAGACAGATTAACTTTGACTATAAAGATTAACCTCCAATCATAGGCTAGTCCAATATTCATTTATAAAAATTATGAGATATGACAAAATAATAACACTACTGCGTAGACAATATTAATGTGAAGCTAACGCAACATGAATGGATTAAAACGGAGCAAAAACCCACAAGATATGAATTTCCTACTCTTTTAGGATTATTTCTATAAAAAATACTACAGTATTCCTGCAAATGCTAGGGGTTATCCTGTAAATTCTAGGACTTAACCGTGATGTTCTTCGCATAGCTATGGATGGTGGGTTGTTTCCTTAAAACAGCAGGGGCTTTTAAGCAAAAGTGCATTAGTGAAGGGGGCTATTCAATCCTAACTGTTCGACCCAACGTTGAGGGCCACGATTAGTTCCCATCCCAAGGAAACCGGTACCCTACATCCACCGTAGGATCTCCCTTGAACGCCTCGGATTTTATGAAGTTTGACCTAACCCAAGCCACAAGATCGCTATCCAACGATCCCGATCTGACCGGCAAAGTGTCGTGTCGCAATCAATCACCGTCGTCCGTTCATGGACGAACGGCCAGGGGACTTTCCCCTGCCTAACATACACCTCGGGGCAGCGCTGCCTGCGCCAATGATGGTGAGCCCGACGAAGTACGGCCACCAGGCGCTACAGAGGCCTATTCTCTACCCAGACTGGTGCTACATGAAGAGAATGACACGACGAACCATATGGGTAGCGACTTACCAGAGTTAGGCGCGGCGAGCACAACAATCCACGACCAAGGCGGAACCGCGCTGGCCTTCTGTCACCGGCGAGCAATTCGATAGGTCTTGGTCGATCACCGTGCCCCGAAACCCCGCCAATCAGTCCCGCAGGCCTTTGTTTACACCCTCGGCTACCCTGTGGTCGTGCTCTGTTGATGCCGATGAACTATGGCAGTGACAGATCTCTCTCCTCCCCTGTATCTTTTCTAGAATCGTTTCACGGTAGGATTCGAGGCAAGAGCGGCGAGGACAAGCCGGTTATATGGGCAGGCGGGTCACGCGGCCGCAGCTGGTGAGGTGGTCGCAAGCGCCTGTGCGAACCTCAGAGGGGAGGTTGCATCGTCGCACGACCGAGAAGAGAAACAGTGGCCACGCGCGAGTGGGCGGGTGACAGATCGGTgggtcccgcctgtcggcgccgggGCGAGACAGGAGAGGCCGTAGACGGGAGAGGCCCAAGTGGCCGAGAAGGactcttttttctttttgttttttctaTCTCTTTCTTTTATTATATTTTAGCTTTCAAATGTCCATTCAACCAAGTTCAAATCTCAAAATTCAAATTTATATGCCACAACACAAAACCAAATTCAACAGGATGCATTACTTTAGATATTTCATTTAGTATTTGTTTTAATCAAAGAGAAAAAGAATGCTCCATTCATAAAACACATATCCACAAAATACACTATTATTATTTCTTGAATGGCTCAAGTGTTAAGAATCCCAATTTAGGGTTTACACGCGTGGGGCGGGCCTAGAGTGTCAGCGCGGAGGGGTGAAGCCATGGTAGTACTATGTGCCCACATTAGGCTATCCGCGCTCATACTACTCTAAATTTCTACCCTAAAAGAAATAATTTGTCCCTGTCAGCAAAATTCTTTACTCTATATCGCAATCTTCCGCATTCATATTTACTCCATACCTCAACTCTACACAAacaatgtgtcggggaccataattaggggtaccctcaagactcctaattctcagctggtaacccccatcagcacaaagctgcaaaggcctaatgggtatgattaagtcagggatcggtccattcgagggactcgatcacgcctcgcccgagcctagcctcgggcaagggcagccgaccccggaggatctccgcctcgcccgaggtccccctccagcgacgaacatacttccggctcgcccgaggccctgtcttcgccaagaagcaaccctgaccaaatcgccgcgccaaccgaccaaatcgcaggagcatttaatgcaaaggtggcctgacacctttatcctgacgcgcgcccttcagtcgacagagccgaagtgaccgcagtcacttcgccgctccactgaccggcctgacagaaggacagcgccgcctgcgccgtaccgactgcagtgccacttgacagagtgaggctgacaggcagtcaggcccgacctcaggcaccataggaagctccgcttcgcccgacccagggctcggactcgggctcagccccggaagacggcgaactccgctccgcccgacccagggctcggactcgggctaagccccggaagacggcgaactccgctccgcccgacccagggctcggactcgggctaagccccggaagacggcgaactccgcctcgcccaacccaggggctcggactcgacttcgaccacggaagacagactcgacctcgacctcggaggagcctccacatcgcccaacctagggcgcggaccatccacgtcaacaggaggcgccatcatcaccctaccccaagccgactcaggctacggggaacaagaccggcgtcccatctggctcgctccgccagataggcgatgatggcgcccatcacactctatgacgacggcggctctcagcccccttacggaagcaagaggacgtcagcaaggactcgacagctccggcagctgtccttccgccaggctccagcgctcctccgacggccacgacaccacacgaaccgggtgccaaaacctctccggccgccacgatggcgtgtacttagggcgctagctctcctccactagacacgtagcactctgctacaccccccattgtacacctggatcctctccttacgcctataaaaggaaggaccagggccctcttacagagggttggccgcgcggggacgaggacgagacaggcgctcgcgtgaggccgctcgctccctcttccgcgtggacgcttgtaaccccctactgcaagcgcacccgacctgggcgcgggacgaacacgaaggccgcgggatttccacctctctcacgcccgtctccggccacctttctccccccttcgcgctcggcctcgcaccgacccatctgggctggggcacgcggcgacatttcactcgtcggcccagggaccccccggtctcgaaacgccgacagttggcgcgccagataggggcctgctgagtgttgacgaacagcttcccgtcaagctccagatgggcagtctccagcaacctctcc
Proteins encoded:
- the LOC103654413 gene encoding O-methyltransferase ZRP4-like produces the protein MALSKEQKLTISEQQHTASSEQQVALDAELQLWNHTFGYVKSMALKAALDLGIPDAIHQHGGSATIPQIVTRITLHPSKTPCLRRLMRVLTVTGVFGTQEPHDDGGGCDDELVYTLTPASRLLVGPPGQNVSPLLNVMLCPIFVSSFLDLRGWFQHEMPDPSPFKVTHGRDIWELAAHDAGFSRLFDAGMVADSGFIMNVVVRECGSGTVFQGISSLVDVGGGFGGATQAIAKAFPHLECSVLDLPNVVAGAPADTAVKYVAGDMFESVSSADAVFLKSIIHDWGDADCVKILKNCKKAIPAQGGKVIILDIVVGAGSSSCDRKNVETQCLFDLYIMTINGVERDEREWKKIIFEAGFTSYKIIPVLGTRSIIEVCP